One region of Polaribacter pectinis genomic DNA includes:
- a CDS encoding aspartate aminotransferase family protein has protein sequence MSLFNVYPLFDITPVKAKDVYVYDENNTEYLDLYGGHAVISIGHSHPKYVKNISEQVAKMGFYSNSIQNPMQVELANKLEEISGCKDYELFLCNSGAEANENALKLASFHTNKKKVVAFKNGFHGRTSAAVAATDNPKIIAPINAQQEVEILELGDLVGLEKALAKNDVCAVIIEFIQGVGGLDESTAEFYETADKLCKKYNTCFIADEVQSGFGRTGDFFAFQKFNVTPDIISIAKGMGNGFPVGGILIHPSIKASFGLLGTTFGGNHLACAATLTVLDVIKEQKLMENVKDISTYFIEKSKEIPQLKNLKGRGLMLGLEFDFPIAELRKNLIYNHKIFTGSAKNPNLIRILPSLTVKKKHIDVFFEALKSELKG, from the coding sequence ATGAGTTTATTTAATGTATATCCGTTATTCGACATCACTCCTGTAAAGGCAAAAGACGTGTATGTTTACGACGAAAATAATACCGAATATTTAGATTTATATGGTGGACATGCTGTTATTTCTATTGGACACTCGCATCCAAAATATGTAAAAAATATTAGTGAACAAGTTGCAAAAATGGGATTTTACAGCAATTCTATTCAAAATCCGATGCAAGTTGAATTAGCAAACAAATTAGAAGAAATTTCTGGTTGTAAAGACTACGAATTATTTTTATGTAATTCTGGGGCTGAAGCAAATGAAAACGCTTTAAAACTCGCTTCTTTTCATACCAATAAAAAGAAAGTTGTTGCTTTTAAAAATGGTTTTCACGGAAGAACTTCTGCAGCTGTTGCTGCAACTGATAATCCTAAAATTATTGCGCCAATAAACGCACAGCAAGAAGTCGAAATTTTAGAATTGGGCGATTTAGTTGGTTTGGAAAAAGCATTGGCAAAAAACGATGTTTGTGCAGTTATTATAGAATTTATACAAGGTGTTGGAGGTTTAGACGAAAGCACTGCTGAATTTTACGAGACTGCTGATAAATTATGTAAGAAATACAATACGTGTTTTATTGCGGATGAAGTGCAGTCTGGTTTTGGTAGAACTGGCGATTTTTTCGCTTTTCAAAAATTTAATGTAACTCCAGATATTATTTCGATTGCTAAAGGAATGGGAAATGGTTTTCCTGTGGGTGGAATTTTAATTCATCCTTCTATTAAAGCTTCTTTTGGTTTGTTAGGAACCACTTTTGGAGGAAATCACTTGGCTTGTGCTGCTACTTTAACGGTTTTAGATGTGATTAAAGAACAGAAATTGATGGAAAATGTGAAAGATATTTCAACATATTTTATTGAAAAGTCAAAGGAAATTCCACAATTAAAAAATTTAAAAGGAAGAGGATTAATGTTAGGTTTGGAATTTGATTTTCCGATTGCAGAATTGCGTAAAAACCTGATTTATAATCATAAAATATTTACTGGAAGCGCAAAGAACCCTAATTTAATTAGAATTTTACCTTCTTTAACTGTCAAGAAAAAACATATTGATGTGTTTTTTGAAGCTTTAAAAAGTGAATTGAAAGGTTAA
- the proC gene encoding pyrroline-5-carboxylate reductase — protein sequence MKIAIIGTGNLGKSIAKGLITNNAITSLYLTKRNLEELEDLDGYKNVFLTTDNQEAVKNSDILIFAVQPAHFEKILNDIKPLLTENHTIVSTITGFVIPKIEEEIGADKFIIRAMPNTAIAVGKSMTCICSNTQGKKRVQLAEAIFNRLGHSLVIPEAQMQAATVICASGIAFWMRLIRATTQAAIQLGFDAKEAQELAMFTSEGAANLLITNGNHPEEEIDRVTTPKGCTITGLNEMEHKGLSSSLIQGMVASFNKISNIKKEQI from the coding sequence ATGAAAATAGCAATCATAGGAACAGGGAATTTAGGAAAATCTATTGCGAAAGGTTTAATTACCAACAACGCAATTACATCTTTGTACTTGACCAAAAGGAATTTAGAGGAACTTGAAGATTTAGATGGTTACAAAAACGTATTCTTAACAACTGACAATCAAGAAGCTGTAAAAAATTCTGATATTTTAATTTTCGCAGTTCAACCTGCTCATTTTGAGAAGATTTTAAATGATATTAAACCTTTATTGACAGAAAATCACACGATTGTTTCTACAATTACTGGTTTTGTAATTCCTAAAATTGAGGAAGAAATTGGTGCAGATAAATTTATTATTAGAGCAATGCCAAATACAGCAATTGCTGTTGGGAAATCGATGACGTGTATTTGTTCTAATACACAAGGTAAAAAGAGAGTTCAATTAGCAGAAGCAATTTTTAACAGATTAGGACATTCTTTAGTAATTCCTGAAGCTCAAATGCAAGCTGCAACTGTGATTTGCGCAAGTGGAATTGCTTTTTGGATGCGTTTAATTCGTGCGACAACTCAAGCTGCAATTCAGTTAGGTTTCGATGCAAAAGAAGCGCAAGAATTGGCAATGTTTACCAGTGAAGGTGCTGCGAATTTATTAATTACAAATGGAAATCATCCAGAAGAAGAAATAGACCGAGTTACAACTCCAAAAGGTTGTACAATTACAGGTTTAAATGAAATGGAACATAAAGGTTTGAGTTCTTCATTAATTCAAGGAATGGTGGCTTCTTTTAATAAAATTAGTAATATTAAAAAAGAACAAATATAA
- the argC gene encoding N-acetyl-gamma-glutamyl-phosphate reductase has translation MLEVGIIGGAGYTAGELIRLLLNHPETNINFVFSTSNAGNKLYKVHQDLIGSTEIVFSSEINKNVDVLFLCLGHGNSKAFLEKNSFSENTKIIDLSNDFRLTADKNFEGKEFIYGLPELQKEAIKSAKYIANPGCFATALQLAILPLAENGLLKKDIHINAVTGATGAGTSLSATTHFTYRDNNFSHYKAFTHQHLGEINQTINQLQSDYNDDVIFIPNRGNFSRGIFATVYTKYDGSVDDAKKIYKEFYKNAAFTFVSDDEIHMKQVVNTNKCLIHLMKYDNKLLITSTIDNLLKGASGQAIQNMNLMFGFEETTGINLKANYF, from the coding sequence ATGTTAGAAGTAGGAATTATTGGTGGTGCAGGTTATACAGCTGGTGAATTAATAAGATTATTATTGAATCATCCTGAAACAAACATCAATTTTGTTTTTAGCACCTCAAATGCTGGCAATAAATTATATAAAGTGCATCAAGATTTAATTGGAAGCACAGAAATTGTTTTTTCTTCGGAAATTAATAAAAATGTGGATGTATTATTCTTGTGTTTAGGTCATGGAAATTCAAAAGCATTTTTAGAAAAGAATTCATTTTCAGAGAATACAAAAATCATCGATTTAAGTAACGATTTTAGATTGACTGCTGATAAGAATTTCGAAGGAAAAGAATTTATTTATGGCTTACCAGAATTGCAAAAAGAAGCGATAAAATCTGCAAAATATATTGCAAATCCTGGTTGTTTTGCAACGGCTTTGCAATTGGCTATTTTACCTTTGGCAGAAAACGGATTGTTGAAAAAAGACATTCATATTAATGCTGTAACTGGTGCCACTGGCGCTGGAACTTCTTTGTCTGCGACTACACATTTTACATATAGAGATAATAATTTTTCTCATTATAAAGCATTTACGCATCAGCATTTGGGAGAAATAAACCAAACAATCAATCAGTTACAAAGCGATTATAATGATGATGTTATTTTTATTCCAAATAGAGGGAATTTCTCAAGAGGAATATTTGCAACTGTTTATACAAAATATGATGGAAGTGTAGATGATGCAAAAAAAATCTATAAAGAATTTTACAAAAACGCTGCTTTTACATTTGTTTCTGATGATGAAATTCATATGAAACAAGTCGTAAATACCAACAAATGTCTGATTCACTTAATGAAATACGATAACAAATTATTGATTACAAGTACGATAGATAATTTATTAAAAGGAGCTTCTGGTCAGGCAATTCAGAATATGAACTTAATGTTTGGTTTTGAGGAAACTACAGGAATTAATTTAAAAGCGAATTATTTTTAA
- a CDS encoding argininosuccinate synthase translates to MKKLVIAYSGGLDTSYCAVSLSKEYDVHAVSVNTGGFSDEEIKNIESNAYKMGVSTYKNIDAVATFYNKVVKYLIFGNVLKNATYPLSVSAERIIQAIEIIEYAKSINAEFIAHGSTGAGNDQVRFDMIFQTLAPGIKIITPIRDGKLTRQEEIDYLKSEGIDMPWEKSKYSVNKGLWGTSVGGVETLKSEKPLPSEAYPSQLEKNGEEKVTITFKNGEFVALNGEKNKPEINIENLNEIASKYAIGRDIHVGDTIVGTKGRVGFEAAAALITVKAHHLLEKHTLTKWQLQHKEYLSSFYGMHLHEGQYLDPVMRDTEAFLQSSQKMVSGNVVVTLKPYHFSLDGIVSNHDLMSSAFSTYGEENKAWTADDAKGFIKILGNQNKIYQQVNK, encoded by the coding sequence ATGAAAAAATTAGTAATTGCTTATAGTGGTGGTTTAGATACTTCATATTGTGCAGTAAGTTTATCAAAAGAATACGATGTACATGCAGTTAGCGTAAATACAGGTGGTTTTTCTGATGAAGAAATAAAAAATATAGAAAGTAATGCTTATAAAATGGGCGTTTCTACTTATAAAAATATTGATGCTGTTGCAACTTTCTACAACAAAGTAGTAAAATATTTAATTTTTGGAAATGTATTAAAAAATGCAACATATCCTTTATCAGTAAGTGCTGAAAGAATTATACAAGCCATAGAAATTATAGAATACGCAAAAAGTATAAATGCAGAATTTATTGCGCATGGAAGTACTGGTGCAGGAAACGACCAAGTTCGTTTCGATATGATTTTTCAAACATTGGCTCCTGGAATTAAAATTATTACGCCAATTAGAGATGGAAAATTAACAAGACAAGAAGAAATAGATTATTTAAAATCTGAAGGTATTGATATGCCTTGGGAAAAATCGAAGTATTCTGTAAATAAAGGACTTTGGGGAACAAGTGTTGGTGGAGTTGAAACTTTAAAATCAGAAAAACCGTTGCCAAGTGAAGCATATCCTTCTCAATTAGAAAAAAATGGAGAAGAAAAAGTAACAATTACTTTTAAAAACGGAGAATTTGTAGCTTTAAATGGTGAAAAAAATAAACCAGAAATAAATATTGAAAATCTAAATGAAATTGCTTCTAAATATGCAATTGGTAGAGATATTCATGTTGGAGATACTATTGTTGGTACAAAAGGAAGAGTTGGTTTTGAAGCTGCTGCTGCTTTAATTACAGTAAAAGCACATCATTTATTGGAAAAGCACACTTTAACAAAATGGCAATTACAACACAAAGAGTATTTATCGAGTTTTTACGGAATGCATTTGCATGAAGGTCAGTATTTAGATCCTGTAATGAGAGATACTGAAGCTTTTTTACAAAGTTCACAAAAAATGGTTTCTGGAAATGTGGTGGTTACTTTAAAACCATATCATTTTTCTTTAGACGGAATTGTTTCTAATCACGATTTAATGTCGAGCGCATTTAGTACATATGGTGAAGAAAACAAAGCTTGGACTGCAGATGACGCAAAAGGTTTTATCAAGATTTTAGGAAATCAGAATAAGATTTATCAACAAGTAAATAAATAA
- a CDS encoding GNAT family N-acetyltransferase, translated as MQIVIANKSHSIYAETICKTIEEASKVRGTGIAKRKPEYITTKMENGNAVIALDGDKFAGFCYIEAWGHGKFVANSGLIVHPDFRNLGLAKKIKQVVFEHSRTKFPDSKIFSITTGLAVMKLNSDLGYKPVTFSELTDDQSFWKGCQTCKNYDVLTRTEQKMCLCTGMLYDPKKEIKEESKEVKKNRFERIKNFRQNLFLKKDKK; from the coding sequence ATGCAAATTGTAATTGCCAACAAATCTCATAGTATTTACGCAGAAACTATCTGTAAAACTATAGAAGAAGCTTCTAAAGTTAGAGGAACAGGAATTGCCAAACGTAAGCCAGAATACATTACAACCAAAATGGAAAATGGAAACGCAGTTATTGCTTTAGATGGCGATAAATTTGCAGGTTTCTGTTATATAGAAGCTTGGGGACATGGAAAATTCGTTGCCAATTCTGGTTTAATTGTACATCCAGATTTCAGAAATTTGGGTTTAGCAAAAAAGATTAAACAAGTCGTTTTTGAACATTCAAGAACAAAATTTCCAGACTCAAAAATCTTTAGTATTACAACTGGTTTAGCAGTTATGAAACTAAATAGCGATTTAGGGTACAAACCTGTTACTTTCTCGGAACTTACAGACGACCAATCTTTCTGGAAAGGTTGCCAAACTTGTAAAAACTACGATGTTTTAACAAGAACAGAACAAAAAATGTGTTTGTGTACAGGAATGTTGTACGATCCAAAGAAAGAAATAAAAGAAGAATCTAAAGAGGTTAAAAAAAACCGATTTGAAAGAATAAAGAATTTTAGACAAAACTTGTTTTTAAAAAAAGATAAAAAATAA
- a CDS encoding DUF2141 domain-containing protein — translation MKFLLSILVVAMLSITNSITAQNTQTITVTVVNATSDAGKIGYALYTKDNFMGKPIQGKNGKIVNGKSTIVFENVPSGEYAVTCYHDKNNNDKMDFSANRMPLEDYGSSNNVMAFAPPSFENAKFMLKDEDLKLEIKF, via the coding sequence ATGAAATTTTTACTATCAATTTTAGTCGTAGCAATGTTATCAATTACAAATTCGATTACTGCTCAAAACACACAAACAATTACTGTTACTGTTGTAAATGCAACTTCAGATGCTGGGAAAATAGGATATGCATTATATACTAAAGACAATTTTATGGGGAAACCAATTCAAGGTAAAAACGGTAAAATTGTAAATGGAAAGTCAACTATTGTTTTCGAAAATGTTCCTTCAGGAGAATATGCAGTTACTTGTTATCATGACAAAAATAACAATGATAAAATGGATTTTTCTGCAAACAGAATGCCTTTAGAAGATTATGGTTCTTCTAATAACGTAATGGCTTTTGCGCCACCAAGTTTCGAAAATGCAAAGTTTATGTTGAAAGATGAAGATTTAAAATTAGAAATTAAATTTTAA
- a CDS encoding 2TM domain-containing protein, whose amino-acid sequence MNTNQEVYTIRSIKKGAILCLKLTIIFGILFSIIFGQTTVEGIMWSFIISGMYSFGIGFGNGFINNYLSSKWSWITQTNQRVWAGIIATVLYTIPVVLLIDYVVFVIINGNQADNFFKGNFLWIHLFYIILSLGISTFLHARGFMQNWKLAMTKETTKQEIVAKTETAKFESLKNQLDPHFLFNSLNVLTSLIGENPNQAERFTTKLSKVYRYVLEQRNKDLVPIEEELKFAKTYMELLGMRFEDAVKFNIPDSIENNELKIVPLSLQLLLENAVKHNVVSTSKPLTINIYQEDNYLIIENNINPKEAIGKSTKVGLQNIADRYGLITNKGVKIENNNKTFKVSLPLLIKMNNIMYQDNLENSKYVRAVERVEKLKEFYQNLASYCLVIPFLIFINLRFSPGFHWFWFPIFGWGIGLTFHFLEVNNYNIFLGKNWEDRKIKEMMEQNNNNKYN is encoded by the coding sequence ATGAATACCAATCAAGAGGTTTACACGATAAGAAGTATTAAAAAAGGAGCAATTCTTTGTTTGAAACTAACCATAATTTTTGGAATCTTATTTAGTATTATTTTCGGTCAAACAACTGTAGAGGGCATTATGTGGTCTTTTATAATCTCTGGAATGTATTCTTTTGGAATTGGTTTTGGTAACGGTTTTATAAACAATTACTTATCTTCTAAATGGAGTTGGATTACACAAACAAATCAAAGAGTTTGGGCAGGAATCATAGCCACAGTTTTATATACAATTCCTGTTGTTTTATTAATTGATTATGTGGTGTTTGTGATAATAAATGGTAACCAAGCTGATAATTTTTTTAAAGGTAATTTTCTTTGGATTCACTTGTTTTATATCATTCTTTCTTTAGGAATTTCAACATTCTTACATGCAAGAGGTTTTATGCAGAATTGGAAGTTAGCAATGACAAAAGAAACTACCAAACAAGAAATTGTTGCAAAAACAGAAACTGCAAAATTTGAGTCTTTAAAAAACCAATTAGATCCGCATTTTTTATTCAATAGTTTAAATGTATTAACGAGTTTAATTGGCGAAAACCCGAATCAAGCTGAAAGATTTACCACAAAATTATCTAAAGTTTATAGATATGTTTTGGAGCAAAGAAATAAAGATTTAGTACCTATTGAAGAAGAATTAAAGTTTGCAAAAACATATATGGAATTGTTAGGAATGCGTTTTGAAGATGCTGTAAAATTCAATATTCCTGATTCTATTGAAAATAATGAGTTGAAAATTGTGCCTTTATCATTACAACTTTTATTAGAAAATGCAGTGAAACACAATGTGGTTTCCACCTCTAAACCCTTAACAATTAATATTTATCAAGAAGATAATTATTTAATTATAGAAAACAACATCAATCCTAAAGAAGCAATCGGAAAAAGCACCAAAGTTGGTTTGCAAAACATTGCTGATAGATATGGATTAATCACTAATAAAGGAGTGAAAATAGAAAATAACAACAAAACATTTAAGGTGAGTTTACCTCTCTTAATTAAAATGAACAATATTATGTACCAAGATAATTTAGAAAATAGCAAATATGTTAGAGCAGTAGAAAGAGTAGAAAAATTGAAAGAATTTTATCAGAATTTAGCGTCTTACTGTTTGGTAATTCCGTTTTTAATCTTCATCAATTTAAGATTCTCTCCTGGGTTTCACTGGTTTTGGTTTCCAATTTTTGGATGGGGAATAGGCTTGACTTTTCATTTTTTAGAAGTGAATAATTACAATATTTTCTTGGGAAAAAACTGGGAAGACAGAAAGATTAAGGAAATGATGGAGCAGAACAACAATAATAAATACAATTAA
- a CDS encoding 2TM domain-containing protein — protein sequence MKQDFVEAQQYAKAKKRVRDIKAFYTHLSVYCVIIPVIIFTNLKFEPHFHWFWFSLVGWGLGLFCHWLSVFGIRLLGLEKNWEDRKIKEFMNEEKK from the coding sequence ATGAAGCAAGATTTCGTTGAAGCTCAACAATATGCAAAAGCAAAAAAAAGAGTTAGAGATATAAAAGCTTTTTACACACATCTTTCAGTTTATTGTGTAATTATACCAGTCATTATTTTTACAAATTTAAAATTTGAACCTCATTTTCATTGGTTTTGGTTCTCTTTAGTAGGTTGGGGTTTAGGGCTTTTTTGCCACTGGTTAAGTGTTTTCGGGATTCGGTTATTAGGTTTAGAAAAAAACTGGGAAGACCGAAAAATTAAAGAATTTATGAACGAAGAAAAAAAATAA
- a CDS encoding 2TM domain-containing protein produces MEHNYIEEQEYIKAKKKVKEIKDFYMHLAVMIFAFPIVVTVNLMFVPHFHFFWLAGFGMLFSVAIHWVQVFGFSKLGLGNDWEEKKIKQIMTENGKNR; encoded by the coding sequence ATGGAACATAATTACATAGAAGAACAAGAATACATCAAAGCAAAAAAGAAGGTAAAAGAAATAAAAGATTTCTACATGCATTTAGCAGTTATGATTTTTGCATTTCCTATAGTTGTAACTGTAAACTTGATGTTTGTTCCACATTTCCACTTTTTCTGGTTGGCAGGATTTGGAATGTTATTTTCAGTAGCCATACATTGGGTGCAAGTATTTGGGTTTTCTAAATTAGGATTAGGAAACGATTGGGAAGAGAAAAAAATTAAACAAATAATGACAGAAAATGGAAAGAATAGATAA
- a CDS encoding 2TM domain-containing protein — protein MERIDNTKSNFTEEHKYLLAKKRVEKIKGFYIHLAVYIVVNIFISAIIIYGLTNDSDGEYGFTGAITHFGTYSTWLFWGIGLFFHWLGVFGTNLFFGKDWEKKKIEKYMQDH, from the coding sequence ATGGAAAGAATAGATAATACTAAAAGTAATTTTACAGAAGAGCATAAATATTTATTAGCGAAGAAAAGAGTAGAAAAAATAAAAGGATTTTACATTCATTTAGCAGTTTATATTGTTGTAAATATTTTTATCAGCGCAATTATTATTTACGGATTAACAAATGATAGTGATGGCGAATATGGTTTTACAGGAGCAATTACTCATTTTGGAACGTATTCTACTTGGTTATTTTGGGGAATAGGATTATTTTTCCATTGGTTGGGCGTTTTTGGAACCAACCTATTTTTCGGAAAAGATTGGGAGAAAAAGAAGATTGAAAAATATATGCAGGATCATTAA
- a CDS encoding 2TM domain-containing protein, producing the protein MKNNIENTTYKEAENNVKRIKNFYNHLQIFVIMMLVLLLFSDMIISFFEARISNPNSINWIKTNIWVNSGLWLFGLIIHGIYVFKFKANFIDKWEQKKMNELMKKNKQ; encoded by the coding sequence ATGAAAAACAACATAGAAAATACTACTTATAAAGAAGCTGAAAATAATGTAAAAAGAATCAAAAACTTTTACAATCATTTACAGATATTTGTAATAATGATGCTGGTTTTATTGCTTTTTTCTGATATGATTATCAGTTTTTTTGAAGCTCGAATTTCGAATCCAAATTCAATCAATTGGATAAAAACAAACATTTGGGTAAATTCTGGTTTATGGCTTTTTGGTTTGATTATTCATGGAATTTATGTCTTTAAATTCAAAGCTAATTTTATTGATAAATGGGAACAAAAGAAGATGAACGAATTAATGAAAAAAAACAAACAATAA
- a CDS encoding 2TM domain-containing protein — protein sequence MERDFDSEKYKKVKKRIHEIKQFYKHFSAYLIINLFFIGRRIYKDIDRGDSVIDAFTDINNYNFFFWWGVGLIIHGMLVFGAPKIFSKDWEQRKIDEMMKK from the coding sequence ATGGAAAGAGATTTTGATTCAGAAAAATACAAGAAAGTAAAAAAGAGAATTCATGAAATTAAACAATTCTACAAACACTTTTCTGCCTATTTAATTATTAATTTGTTCTTTATTGGAAGAAGAATTTACAAAGATATAGATCGTGGAGATTCAGTAATAGATGCATTTACAGACATCAATAATTATAATTTTTTCTTTTGGTGGGGAGTTGGCTTAATAATTCACGGAATGTTAGTTTTTGGAGCACCCAAAATATTTAGCAAAGATTGGGAACAACGAAAGATTGACGAAATGATGAAGAAATAG
- a CDS encoding LytR/AlgR family response regulator transcription factor, with product MNVLIIEDEKPAARRLNRMLGALDIEVQQMLHSVEESLNWLQNNEHPDLIFLDIQLSDGLSFEIFEEIDVKSAIIFTTAYDEYALKAFKLNSIDYLLKPLDEDELKVAVDKFKEHQPTKTDVQVNLDDIRKLLINPVDRKFKKRISIKVGQHIKIINIDEIECFYSENKSTYILTSENRNFLLDHSLENWLEQLDPEQFFRVNRTFIVHINAIKDIIAYSNSRLKLILNSYNETEIIVSRERVKDFKNWID from the coding sequence ATGAACGTACTAATAATCGAAGATGAAAAACCAGCAGCAAGAAGGTTAAACAGAATGTTGGGTGCTTTAGATATCGAAGTTCAGCAAATGTTGCATTCTGTGGAGGAATCTTTAAATTGGTTACAGAATAACGAGCATCCAGATTTAATTTTTTTAGACATTCAATTGTCAGACGGATTATCATTTGAAATCTTCGAAGAAATTGACGTAAAATCGGCAATTATTTTTACAACTGCTTATGATGAATATGCGTTGAAAGCATTCAAATTAAATAGTATCGATTATTTGTTAAAACCTTTAGACGAAGACGAATTAAAGGTGGCTGTAGATAAGTTTAAAGAACATCAACCTACAAAAACAGATGTTCAAGTAAATTTAGATGATATTCGAAAATTACTGATAAATCCTGTGGATAGAAAGTTCAAAAAACGAATTTCGATTAAGGTTGGTCAGCATATAAAAATTATAAATATCGATGAAATTGAGTGTTTCTATAGCGAAAATAAATCCACTTATATTCTTACTTCAGAAAACAGAAATTTCTTATTAGATCACTCTTTAGAAAATTGGCTAGAACAATTAGACCCAGAACAGTTTTTTAGAGTCAACCGAACTTTTATCGTTCATATAAATGCTATAAAAGATATTATTGCGTATTCAAATTCACGTTTAAAATTAATTTTGAATTCTTACAACGAAACTGAAATTATTGTAAGTAGAGAGCGTGTTAAGGATTTTAAGAATTGGATTGATTAA
- a CDS encoding DHH family phosphoesterase produces the protein MNIYKQIEAEIQSASNIVITAHKSADGDSIGSSLGLLYFIEKLGKKATICHPDKAPDFLYWLDTSSIILMEESPKAVTSLFEEADLIFCLDYNATNRVGPEMQVLLEEATCKKIMIDHHLNPEDFPEIIVSEPTVSSTSELIVELIEQSGHLNLLDEKIGTPLYLGILTDTGSFRFNSVKPRTHEVLAKLLNSGVEHHLIHEKLSDNNTESRLRLQGFAMSEKLEILYDYNVAIISLSKEELAKYNYKKGDTDSLANLVLSIKGIKAAIVFTERDGIMKISFRSKGAENPVNMLAKENFNGGGHANASGGMSDLSVTETLEKLKEVIPNYFSKA, from the coding sequence ATGAATATTTACAAACAAATAGAAGCAGAAATTCAGTCTGCTTCAAACATAGTTATTACAGCACACAAATCTGCAGATGGAGATTCAATAGGTTCTTCATTAGGTTTGTTATATTTCATAGAAAAATTAGGTAAAAAGGCAACTATTTGTCATCCAGATAAAGCACCAGATTTTTTATACTGGTTAGATACTTCTTCTATTATTTTAATGGAAGAAAGCCCTAAAGCAGTAACAAGTTTATTTGAAGAAGCGGATTTAATTTTTTGTTTAGATTACAATGCAACCAATAGAGTAGGACCAGAAATGCAAGTTTTATTAGAAGAAGCAACTTGTAAGAAAATTATGATAGATCATCATTTAAACCCTGAAGATTTCCCTGAAATAATAGTTTCTGAACCAACAGTTTCATCAACATCAGAATTAATTGTAGAATTGATAGAACAATCTGGTCATTTAAATTTATTAGACGAAAAAATAGGAACTCCTTTATATTTAGGAATTCTAACAGATACTGGTAGTTTTAGATTCAATTCTGTAAAGCCAAGAACTCATGAAGTTTTAGCGAAGCTTTTAAACTCTGGAGTAGAACATCATTTAATTCATGAAAAATTAAGCGATAATAATACAGAATCCCGTTTGCGTTTGCAAGGTTTTGCCATGAGCGAAAAATTAGAAATTCTGTATGATTATAATGTGGCTATTATTTCTTTATCTAAAGAAGAATTGGCAAAATATAATTACAAAAAAGGTGATACAGATAGTTTAGCAAATTTAGTTTTATCAATAAAAGGAATAAAAGCAGCTATTGTCTTTACAGAAAGAGATGGAATTATGAAAATTTCTTTCCGATCTAAAGGTGCAGAAAACCCTGTAAATATGTTAGCAAAAGAAAATTTTAATGGTGGTGGACATGCAAATGCTTCAGGAGGAATGAGCGATTTATCGGTAACAGAAACATTAGAAAAACTAAAAGAAGTAATTCCTAATTACTTTAGTAAAGCTTAA